The sequence below is a genomic window from candidate division WOR-3 bacterium.
CTGCATGTTCAACTTCTGTAAATATTCTTCCAGTAACGGATTTTGCATTAACCAAAGCTTTTAACTGCATTTCGTGCATTTTAAAGGGAATCAAATGGTCGTTCCTGCCGGTTAAAATCAAAACGTCTTGCCTCACAAGTTCTGAATGGATATTTTTTTCGTTCAACTGCAAGTATAAATCCAAAGCTTCTATAGGTTTGCTTTTCCTGGTTATATACTTTAAATGGTCAACAACCCATGA
It includes:
- a CDS encoding alpha/beta hydrolase codes for the protein SWVVDHLKYITRKSKPIEALDLYLQLNEKNIHSELVRQDVLILTGRNDHLIPFKMHEMQLKALVNAKSVTGRIFTEVEHAENHCQTGNFELALKTMYEWIESK